In Pseudoduganella albidiflava, a single window of DNA contains:
- a CDS encoding outer membrane lipoprotein carrier protein LolA, translated as MLTYLLPLALALPVLVAAAANPATNSAVPVAKIQAMLAKPKVMCGRFDQSKTLAGMKKPLAANGRFCVVQEKGVLWRTLQPFPNTLRLTKGEIVHYQGERVAMRLDAKTEPTVRMINQVLFSLLAGDLAQLEQLFKVDGTVGADSWKVTLEAREPALAKAIGTIRLDGGAYVNNIVISEASGDRTSIVFSKIESGDKAMTADEAALF; from the coding sequence ATGTTGACTTACTTGCTGCCGCTGGCGCTGGCCTTGCCCGTCCTGGTCGCCGCCGCCGCGAATCCAGCCACGAATTCGGCCGTGCCGGTGGCGAAGATCCAGGCCATGCTGGCCAAGCCGAAGGTGATGTGCGGCCGCTTCGACCAGAGCAAGACGCTGGCCGGCATGAAGAAGCCGCTGGCCGCCAATGGCCGCTTCTGCGTGGTGCAGGAAAAGGGCGTGCTGTGGCGCACGCTGCAGCCGTTCCCGAACACGCTGCGCCTGACCAAGGGCGAGATCGTCCACTACCAGGGCGAACGCGTGGCGATGCGGCTCGACGCGAAGACCGAACCGACGGTGCGCATGATCAACCAGGTGCTGTTCTCGCTGCTGGCCGGCGACCTGGCGCAGCTCGAACAACTGTTCAAGGTAGACGGCACGGTGGGCGCGGACAGCTGGAAGGTCACGCTGGAAGCGCGTGAACCGGCCCTGGCCAAGGCGATCGGCACCATCCGGCTCGATGGCGGCGCCTACGTGAACAACATCGTCATCAGCGAAGCGTCGGGCGACCGTACCAGCATCGTGTTCTCGAAGATCGAATCCGGCGACAAGGCAATGACCGCCGACGAGGCGGCGCTGTTCTGA